Proteins co-encoded in one Quercus robur chromosome 8, dhQueRobu3.1, whole genome shotgun sequence genomic window:
- the LOC126696839 gene encoding protein IQ-DOMAIN 17 isoform X1 has protein sequence MGKKGGTSWLTAVKRAFRSPTKDDDEKQKREKRRWPFRKPTNQETVAHQETQQPKPTPDSTVAPAIHESTATAAAERKHALEVAVATAEAAMATAQAAVEVARLSRPANQAKQHKSAIVIQTAFRGYLARRALRALKGLVKLQALVRGHNVRKQAKMTLKCMQALVRVQSRVLDQRMRLSHEGSRKSTFSDTNSVWESRYLQDISDRKSVSREVSSIADDWDDRPHTVEEVKAMLRQRKEAAMKREKTLSQAFSQQIWRSGRSPSVGNEDELEERPKWLDRWMATKPWDTRGRASTDQRDPIKTVEMDTAQPYSYLAPNSRRPNQNQHHQQQRPSSPLHRNPQNLHPHHSPVTPSPSKTRPIQVRSASPRCSREDRNYPTSQTPSLRSNYYYNGNVHPHAVRGGASSSASGGSTLPNYMAATESAKARVRSQSAPRQRPSTPERERVGSAKKRLSFPAPPDPYSVGMGYGCYGHNLRSPSFKSVSGAHFGLEQQSNYSSCCTDSFGGEISPSSTSDLRRWLR, from the exons ATGGGGAAGAAGGGAGGCACTTCATGGTTAACTGCAGTCAAAAGAGCTTTCAGATCTCCTACTAAAGATGATGATGAAAAG caGAAGAGAGAAAAGCGAAGATGGCCATTCAGGAAACCCACAAACCAAGAAACAGTAGCACATCAGGAAACCCAGCAACCAAAGCCCACGCCTGACTCCACTGTTGCACCGGCGATCCATGAGTCGACAGCGACGGCAGCTGCGGAGCGAAAGCATGCGCTTGAGGTGGCGGTGGCCACCGCCGAGGCTGCAATGGCCACAGCCCAAGCGGCGGTGGAGGTGGCTCGGCTGTCCAGGCCTGCTAATCAAGCTAAACAGCACAAATCTGCCATAGTTATTCAGACAGCTTTTAGGGGATATTTG GCGAGGAGAGCACTTCGTGCGCTTAAGGGCTTAGTAAAGTTACAAGCTTTAGTGAGAGGTCATAATGTTAGAAAGCAAGCGAAGATGACTCTTAAGTGCATGCAAGCACTGGTTCGTGTGCAATCTAGGGTGCTTGACCAGCGTATGAGGCTCTCTCATGAAGGCAGCAGAAAATCTACATTCAGTGACACAAACAGCGTTTGGGAGTCGAGGTATCTTCAAGACATTTCAGACAGGAAATCAGTT TCAAGAGAAGTAAGTAGCATAGCTGATGATTGGGACGACAGGCCACACACAGTTGAGGAAGTGAAAGCTATGTTGCGGCAAAGAAAGGAAGCTGCAATGAAGCGTGAAAAGACATTGTCTCAGGCCTTTTCTCAACAG ATTTGGAGGTCTGGTAGGAGCCCATCAGTTGGCAATGAAGATGAGCTCGAAGAGAGACCCAAATGGCTGGACCGGTGGATGGCCACAAAGCCATGGGATACCCGGGGAAGAGCCTCAACTGATCAAAGAGACCCCATCAAAACCGTGGAAATGGATACAGCCCAGCCTTACTCATACTTGGCACCTAATTCACGGAgaccaaatcaaaatcaacatcatcaacaacaaagACCCAGTTCGCCACTCCATAGAAATCCCCAAAATCTGCACCCTCACCACTCCCCTGTCACACCCTCACCATCGAAAACCCGGCCTATCCAAGTCCGGTCAGCGAGCCCTCGTTGCTCTAGAGAAGATAGAAATTACCCTACATCTCAAACACCAAGCTTAAGGTCCAACTATTATTACAATGGTAATGTACATCCACATGCTGTCAGGGGTGGGGCAAGTAGTAGTGCAAGTGGTGGTTCTACATTGCCTAATTACATGGCTGCAACCGAGTCTGCTAAGGCTCGCGTGAGGTCTCAGAGTGCACCGAGGCAGAGGCCATCAACGCCGGAGAGGGAGCGAGTTGGATCAGCAAAGAAAAGGCTCTCATTTCCGGCACCACCAGACCCTTATAGTGTGGGAATGGGGTATGGATGTTATGGGCATAACTTGAGGAGTCCAAGCTTTAAGAGTGTTAGTGGAGCACATTTTGGGTTGGAGCAACAGTCTAACTATTCATCATGCTGCACTGATAGCTTTGGGGGTGAGATTTCTCCTTCTTCAACCAGTGACCTTAGAAGGTGGTTGAGGTGA
- the LOC126696839 gene encoding protein IQ-DOMAIN 17 isoform X2, which produces MGKKGGTSWLTAVKRAFRSPTKDDDEKKREKRRWPFRKPTNQETVAHQETQQPKPTPDSTVAPAIHESTATAAAERKHALEVAVATAEAAMATAQAAVEVARLSRPANQAKQHKSAIVIQTAFRGYLARRALRALKGLVKLQALVRGHNVRKQAKMTLKCMQALVRVQSRVLDQRMRLSHEGSRKSTFSDTNSVWESRYLQDISDRKSVSREVSSIADDWDDRPHTVEEVKAMLRQRKEAAMKREKTLSQAFSQQIWRSGRSPSVGNEDELEERPKWLDRWMATKPWDTRGRASTDQRDPIKTVEMDTAQPYSYLAPNSRRPNQNQHHQQQRPSSPLHRNPQNLHPHHSPVTPSPSKTRPIQVRSASPRCSREDRNYPTSQTPSLRSNYYYNGNVHPHAVRGGASSSASGGSTLPNYMAATESAKARVRSQSAPRQRPSTPERERVGSAKKRLSFPAPPDPYSVGMGYGCYGHNLRSPSFKSVSGAHFGLEQQSNYSSCCTDSFGGEISPSSTSDLRRWLR; this is translated from the exons ATGGGGAAGAAGGGAGGCACTTCATGGTTAACTGCAGTCAAAAGAGCTTTCAGATCTCCTACTAAAGATGATGATGAAAAG AAGAGAGAAAAGCGAAGATGGCCATTCAGGAAACCCACAAACCAAGAAACAGTAGCACATCAGGAAACCCAGCAACCAAAGCCCACGCCTGACTCCACTGTTGCACCGGCGATCCATGAGTCGACAGCGACGGCAGCTGCGGAGCGAAAGCATGCGCTTGAGGTGGCGGTGGCCACCGCCGAGGCTGCAATGGCCACAGCCCAAGCGGCGGTGGAGGTGGCTCGGCTGTCCAGGCCTGCTAATCAAGCTAAACAGCACAAATCTGCCATAGTTATTCAGACAGCTTTTAGGGGATATTTG GCGAGGAGAGCACTTCGTGCGCTTAAGGGCTTAGTAAAGTTACAAGCTTTAGTGAGAGGTCATAATGTTAGAAAGCAAGCGAAGATGACTCTTAAGTGCATGCAAGCACTGGTTCGTGTGCAATCTAGGGTGCTTGACCAGCGTATGAGGCTCTCTCATGAAGGCAGCAGAAAATCTACATTCAGTGACACAAACAGCGTTTGGGAGTCGAGGTATCTTCAAGACATTTCAGACAGGAAATCAGTT TCAAGAGAAGTAAGTAGCATAGCTGATGATTGGGACGACAGGCCACACACAGTTGAGGAAGTGAAAGCTATGTTGCGGCAAAGAAAGGAAGCTGCAATGAAGCGTGAAAAGACATTGTCTCAGGCCTTTTCTCAACAG ATTTGGAGGTCTGGTAGGAGCCCATCAGTTGGCAATGAAGATGAGCTCGAAGAGAGACCCAAATGGCTGGACCGGTGGATGGCCACAAAGCCATGGGATACCCGGGGAAGAGCCTCAACTGATCAAAGAGACCCCATCAAAACCGTGGAAATGGATACAGCCCAGCCTTACTCATACTTGGCACCTAATTCACGGAgaccaaatcaaaatcaacatcatcaacaacaaagACCCAGTTCGCCACTCCATAGAAATCCCCAAAATCTGCACCCTCACCACTCCCCTGTCACACCCTCACCATCGAAAACCCGGCCTATCCAAGTCCGGTCAGCGAGCCCTCGTTGCTCTAGAGAAGATAGAAATTACCCTACATCTCAAACACCAAGCTTAAGGTCCAACTATTATTACAATGGTAATGTACATCCACATGCTGTCAGGGGTGGGGCAAGTAGTAGTGCAAGTGGTGGTTCTACATTGCCTAATTACATGGCTGCAACCGAGTCTGCTAAGGCTCGCGTGAGGTCTCAGAGTGCACCGAGGCAGAGGCCATCAACGCCGGAGAGGGAGCGAGTTGGATCAGCAAAGAAAAGGCTCTCATTTCCGGCACCACCAGACCCTTATAGTGTGGGAATGGGGTATGGATGTTATGGGCATAACTTGAGGAGTCCAAGCTTTAAGAGTGTTAGTGGAGCACATTTTGGGTTGGAGCAACAGTCTAACTATTCATCATGCTGCACTGATAGCTTTGGGGGTGAGATTTCTCCTTCTTCAACCAGTGACCTTAGAAGGTGGTTGAGGTGA